The stretch of DNA GCGTACGCTGCTAACGGTGAGCGGCACGACGGTCGCGTTACTGGTGTTCTGCTTCATTGGCTCGGTGCAACAGGGCCTGCTGGCGCTCACCAACGACGCCAGCGCCGACCGTACGCTGATCGTCTTCCAGGAGAACCGGTTCTGCCCGCAAAGTAGCCGCTTGCCGCAGGACTACAGCGACGTGATCGCCAAGACCCCCGGGGTGCGCGAGGTGGTGCCGATTAAGGTCTTCACCAACAACTGCCGGGCAAGCCTCGACGCGATCGTCTTCCAAGGGATGCCACCCGAGAAGCTCTCGACGGCCAGGGACCTTTCGCTTGCCTCGGGGAGCATGCTGGAGTTCACCCAGCAAGACGACGGAGCGCTTGTGGGAGCGGACGTCGCGGCACGTCGGGGGTTGGCCGAGGGGGACAAGTTCACCATCGGTGACGTTTCGGTCGTCGTGAAGGGCGTCTTTCGGTCGTCCGTCGCCGCCGAAAACAACCTCATCTACACACACCTGGAGTTCCTGCAACGGGCCCGCGGCGCAAACGACGTAGGCACGGTTACGCAACTTGAGGTCCACCTCACCGACGGGATCGACCCGGATGAGACGGCCGCAAAGATCGACCAAGCGTTCCGCTCCGGCCCGGTGTCGACGACGACACGGACGAAGGGCATGTTCCAGGCCGACACGCTCGGCGACCTGGCCGAGCTGATTGGGTTTGTTCATTGGCTTGGATACGCCTGCGTCGGCCTCGTGCTATCACTTGTTGCGACGACAACCGTCATGTCGGTCCAGGACCGCATCAAAGAGCACGCGGTGCTGCAGACACTCGGTTTGAGACCACTGCGTGTATTTCGCCTCGTGCTGATTGAAAGCGTCGTGCTCAGCACCTTGGGCGGCGTCCTCGGGGTTGCCGGGAGCGTGCTGGTGCTCTCATCGACGGGAATGTCCGTCGCCGCCGAAGGGGTGACAATCGCGTTCGAGCCCTCTGCAACTCTCGCGGTTCAAGGGGTTGCTGTTTCTATCGTCGTGGGCATCCTCGCTGGCTTTGCGCCCGGCTGGCACGCCGCTCGGGCCGAAATTGTCCCCGCGTTGCGGCAAGCCTAATAGGACACGGTGGCCGCAGGGTCTTGGCGGCGCCGATAACAGAGGTAAGGAGGTCAAGTATGACCAGTCGCCTAATAGCCAGATCGATCTCGACCATGCTGCTGGTTACAGCCGGCTGCGCATCCGGGCCTCGCGATTTCGCACGGGGACCCCAGTTCTCCCCACCGCGCGGCGACTCCGAGCGAGTTGTCACCACGGCATATCAAGAGGAGGGCGACGC from Botrimarina mediterranea encodes:
- a CDS encoding ABC transporter permease, which codes for MFRFVPYVLKSLWRHRARTLLTVSGTTVALLVFCFIGSVQQGLLALTNDASADRTLIVFQENRFCPQSSRLPQDYSDVIAKTPGVREVVPIKVFTNNCRASLDAIVFQGMPPEKLSTARDLSLASGSMLEFTQQDDGALVGADVAARRGLAEGDKFTIGDVSVVVKGVFRSSVAAENNLIYTHLEFLQRARGANDVGTVTQLEVHLTDGIDPDETAAKIDQAFRSGPVSTTTRTKGMFQADTLGDLAELIGFVHWLGYACVGLVLSLVATTTVMSVQDRIKEHAVLQTLGLRPLRVFRLVLIESVVLSTLGGVLGVAGSVLVLSSTGMSVAAEGVTIAFEPSATLAVQGVAVSIVVGILAGFAPGWHAARAEIVPALRQA